One region of Labrus mixtus chromosome 1, fLabMix1.1, whole genome shotgun sequence genomic DNA includes:
- the myef2 gene encoding myelin expression factor 2 isoform X4: MFFCLFQILIALCLLPPLWTSVLPGFLCGLLVQGCGVVEFRDEEFVKKAIETMNKHDLSGRPLNIKEDPDGEHARRVLQRMGGGQQGGRGQDMGPGGMNIPHSITNNPNIPHDIILALQAGRLGNTVFVANLDFKVGWKKLKEVFGMAGVVKRADVKEDKDGKSRGMGTVTFEQPLEAVQAISMFNGQMLFDRQMHVKMDEKSLPPDDFHQVEKSPQLPRGLGGIGMGLGPGGQPINANRLSGGGGMGSMGPGGGDMARLTSSSAIGMDVQGGGGMNRLGGGMSGSGGYGGMDNMGSMGGFGGRDMAPVGRMGDMFRSGMGGMDRDFGHSDMSMNRGFGDSFGGMGSGMGNMSMDRMGGSNFDRMGMSGMDMNRGFGGYGGGGPGHMGGGMLDRGSGSKGGCQIFVRNLSYDLTWQKLKEKFSHCGQVMFAEIKMENGKSKGCGTVRFDSPESADKACRMMNGTKINGREVDVRIDRNA; the protein is encoded by the exons atgttcttttgctTGTTCCAAATATTAATTGCACTCTGTTTGCTCCCTCCACTATGGACATCTGTGCTACCTGGATTCCTATGTGGCCTCCTTGTGCAGGGTTGTGG TGTGGTTGAGTTCAGAGATGAGGAGTTTGTGAAGAAGGCAATAGAAACAATGAATAAGCATGACCTGAGTGGAAGGCCACTCAACATCAAGGAG gaCCCTGATGGAGAACATGCTCGGCGTGTGTTGCAGCGCATGGGAGGAGGTCAACAGGGAGGTCGTGGGCAGGACATGGGGCCTGGTGGGATGAACATCCCTCACTCCATCACCAACAACCCCAACATCCCACATGACATTATTCTTGCTCTGCAAGCTGGACGATTGGGCAACACAGTGTTTGTGGCCAAT CTCGATTTCAAGGTGGGCTGGAAGAAGCTGAAAGAGGTGTTTGGAATGGCAGGTGTGGTGAAGCGGGCAGATGTGAAAGAAGATAAAGATGGCAAGAGTCGCGGCATGGGAACAGTGACTTTTGAGCAGCCACTGGAGGCTGTGCAGGCCATAT CCATGTTCAATGGACAGATGCTGTTTGACAGACAGATGCATGTTAAAATG GATGAAAAATCTCTTCCCCCTGATGATTTCCATCAAGTAGAGAAATCTCCTCAGTTACCAC ggggTCTTGGTGGCATTGGGATGGGACTGGGACCAGGGGGGCAGCCTATAAATGCCAACCGTCTGAGTGGTGGAGGAGGAATGGGCTCCATGGGGCCTGGAGGTGGAG atatgGCCAGACTGACCTCATCTTCTGCCATAGGTATGGATGTTCAAGGTGGTGGTGGAATGAATAGACTTGGAGGAG GAATGAGTGGCAGCGGGGGCTATGGGGGTATGGATAACATGGGCAGCATGGGTGGCTTTGGAGGGAGAGACATGGCACCAGTTGGAAGGATGGGAG ATATGTTCCGGTCAGGAATGGGGGGAATGGATCGCGACTTTGGCCACAGTGACATGTCAATGAACCGAGGATTTGGAGATTCTTTCGGAGGAATGG GCAGTGGAATGGGAAACATGTCGATGGACCGGATGGGCGGCTCCAACTTTGACCGTATGGGCATGTCAGGCATGGACATGAACCGTGGCTTTGGTGGCTACGGAGGCGGTGGACCGGGCCACATGGGCGGGGGCATGTTGGACAGAGGCTCCGGGTCCAAAGGCGGCTGTCAGATCTTTGTGCGAAAT CTGTCCTATGATCTGACCTGGCAAAAGCTGAAAGAGAAGTTCAGTCACTGCG GCCAGGTAATGTTTGCAGAGATCAAGATGGAGAACGGAAAGTCCAAGGGCTGTGGAACAGTGAGGTTTGACTCTCCTGAGAGTGCCGACAAGGCCTGCAGGATGATGAATGGAACCAAGATCAATGGCCGAGAGGTGGATGTCCGCATTGATCGCAACGCCTAG
- the myef2 gene encoding myelin expression factor 2 isoform X1: MFFCLFQILIALCLLPPLWTSVLPGFLCGLLVQGCGVVEFRDEEFVKKAIETMNKHDLSGRPLNIKEDPDGEHARRVLQRMGGGQQGGRGQDMGPGGMNIPHSITNNPNIPHDIILALQAGRLGNTVFVANLDFKVGWKKLKEVFGMAGVVKRADVKEDKDGKSRGMGTVTFEQPLEAVQAISMFNGQMLFDRQMHVKMDEKSLPPDDFHQVEKSPQLPRGLGGIGMGLGPGGQPINANRLSGGGGMGSMGPGGGDMARLTSSSAIGMDVQGGGGMNRLGGGMSGSGGYGGMDNMGSMGGFGGRDMAPVGRMGDMFRSGMGGMDRDFGHSDMSMNRGFGDSFGGMGGGFGGGMSSGGMGHMGTGLGSGMGNMSMDRMGGSNFDRMGMSGMDMNRGFGGYGGGGPGHMGGGMLDRGSGSKGGCQIFVRNLSYDLTWQKLKEKFSHCGQVMFAEIKMENGKSKGCGTVRFDSPESADKACRMMNGTKINGREVDVRIDRNA, translated from the exons atgttcttttgctTGTTCCAAATATTAATTGCACTCTGTTTGCTCCCTCCACTATGGACATCTGTGCTACCTGGATTCCTATGTGGCCTCCTTGTGCAGGGTTGTGG TGTGGTTGAGTTCAGAGATGAGGAGTTTGTGAAGAAGGCAATAGAAACAATGAATAAGCATGACCTGAGTGGAAGGCCACTCAACATCAAGGAG gaCCCTGATGGAGAACATGCTCGGCGTGTGTTGCAGCGCATGGGAGGAGGTCAACAGGGAGGTCGTGGGCAGGACATGGGGCCTGGTGGGATGAACATCCCTCACTCCATCACCAACAACCCCAACATCCCACATGACATTATTCTTGCTCTGCAAGCTGGACGATTGGGCAACACAGTGTTTGTGGCCAAT CTCGATTTCAAGGTGGGCTGGAAGAAGCTGAAAGAGGTGTTTGGAATGGCAGGTGTGGTGAAGCGGGCAGATGTGAAAGAAGATAAAGATGGCAAGAGTCGCGGCATGGGAACAGTGACTTTTGAGCAGCCACTGGAGGCTGTGCAGGCCATAT CCATGTTCAATGGACAGATGCTGTTTGACAGACAGATGCATGTTAAAATG GATGAAAAATCTCTTCCCCCTGATGATTTCCATCAAGTAGAGAAATCTCCTCAGTTACCAC ggggTCTTGGTGGCATTGGGATGGGACTGGGACCAGGGGGGCAGCCTATAAATGCCAACCGTCTGAGTGGTGGAGGAGGAATGGGCTCCATGGGGCCTGGAGGTGGAG atatgGCCAGACTGACCTCATCTTCTGCCATAGGTATGGATGTTCAAGGTGGTGGTGGAATGAATAGACTTGGAGGAG GAATGAGTGGCAGCGGGGGCTATGGGGGTATGGATAACATGGGCAGCATGGGTGGCTTTGGAGGGAGAGACATGGCACCAGTTGGAAGGATGGGAG ATATGTTCCGGTCAGGAATGGGGGGAATGGATCGCGACTTTGGCCACAGTGACATGTCAATGAACCGAGGATTTGGAGATTCTTTCGGAGGAATGG GTGGAGGTTTTGGCGGAGGCATGAGCAGTGGTGGCATGGGGCATATGGGAACTGGACTAG GCAGTGGAATGGGAAACATGTCGATGGACCGGATGGGCGGCTCCAACTTTGACCGTATGGGCATGTCAGGCATGGACATGAACCGTGGCTTTGGTGGCTACGGAGGCGGTGGACCGGGCCACATGGGCGGGGGCATGTTGGACAGAGGCTCCGGGTCCAAAGGCGGCTGTCAGATCTTTGTGCGAAAT CTGTCCTATGATCTGACCTGGCAAAAGCTGAAAGAGAAGTTCAGTCACTGCG GCCAGGTAATGTTTGCAGAGATCAAGATGGAGAACGGAAAGTCCAAGGGCTGTGGAACAGTGAGGTTTGACTCTCCTGAGAGTGCCGACAAGGCCTGCAGGATGATGAATGGAACCAAGATCAATGGCCGAGAGGTGGATGTCCGCATTGATCGCAACGCCTAG
- the slc24a5 gene encoding sodium/potassium/calcium exchanger 5, whose protein sequence is MTMSKTAVLQKKRRKDFIPYFLGFVIFLYCTVHLVSFTAKSAQESHPGRVRRDVENETECSAPQTTEFPEGFFTLQERKDGGLVIYFMLIFYMLLAVAIVCDDYFLPSLEVISDRLGLSQDVAGATFMAAGSSAPELVTAFLGVFVTKGDIGISTIVGSAVYNLLGICAACGLLASMAGRLSCWPLFRDCLAYSISVAAVIAIIYDNKVYWYDAACLLMVYVLYIVVLCFDLNISEFVLRKISPCCTCVAREPAKTEIQPLMGWNDDTHLRVHSRSRTDSGIFQDDSGYSHLSLSLHGLNEIPEEHKSVFSMPESDFKRILWVLSLPIITLLFLTIPDCRRRFWNRWYMVTFFMSAVWISGFTYILVWMVTVVGETLGIPDTVMGLTLLAAGTSIPDTVASVMVAREGKADMAMSNIVGSNVFDMLCLGLPWFIKTVFVDTANPVDVNSNGLVYIACTLLLSIVFLFAAVHINGWKLDWKLGLVCLFCYILFATLSILYELGIIGNNPIKLCGD, encoded by the exons ATGACCATGAGTAAGACTGCAGTGctgcagaaaaagaggagaaaagatttTATACCTTACTTTTTAGGATTTGTAATATTTTTGTATTGCACAGTTCATCTTGTATCATTTACAGCAAAATCAGCTCAGGAAAGCCACCCAGGCAGGGTGCGAAGGGATGTCG AGAATGAGACAGAGTGCAGCGCACCGCAGACCACCGAGTTTCCTGAAGGCTTCTTCACactgcaggagaggaaggatGGAGGCCTCGTCATCTATTTTATGCTTATTTTCTACATGCTTCTCGCTGTGGCTATAGTCTGCGATGACTACTTTCTGCCATCTTTAGAAGTGATCAGTGACC GTCTGGGGCTGTCTCAGGATGTAGCAGGAGCAACATTTATGGCAGCAGGGAGTTCTGCGCCTGAACTGGTCACTGCCTTTCTGG gtgtgtttgtgacaaagGGAGATATTGGGATCAGCACCATCGTCGGATCAGCAGTCTACAACCTGCTCGGAATCTGTGCTGCATGTGGACTCTTGGCCTCTATG GCAGGCCGACTCAGCTGCTGGCCACTGTTCAGGGACTGCCTGGCATACAGCATCAGTGTTGCTGCTGTTATTGCCATCATCTATGATAACAAGGTTTACTg GTATGATGCTGCCTGTCTGTTGATGGTCTACGTCCTCTACATTGTGGTCCTGTGCTTCGACCTTAACATCAGCGAGTTTGTCCTGAGGAAAATCAGCCCGTGCTGCACCTGTGTGGCCAGAGAACCTGCTAAGACTGAGATACAGCCACTGATGGGCTGGAACGATGACACCCATCTCAGAGTGCACAGTCGTTCCAGGACAGACAGCGGGATCTTCCAGGACGACTCAGGATACTCTCACCTGTCCCTCAGCCTGCATGGCCTCAATGAGATTCCTGAAG AGCacaaaagtgtgttttcaaTGCCGGAGAGCGACTTCAAACGCATCCTCTGGGTTCTGTCTCTGCCAATCATCACCCTGCTCTTCCTCACCATCCCTGACTGCAGGAGGAGGTTCTGGAACAGATGGTACATGGTAACCTTCTTCATGTCCGCTGTCTGGATTTCAGGGTTCACGTACATCCTGGTGTGGATGGTCACCGTCGTCG GCGAGACCCTTGGCATTCCTGATACAGTGATGGGACTCACCCTGCTTGCTGCTGGAACAAGTATACCCGACACTGTGGCCAGTGTGATGGTGGCCAGAGAAG GGAAAGCTGACATGGCCATGTCCAACATTGTGGGCTCTAATGTGTTCGACATGCTGTGCCTGGGCCTGCCCTGGTTCATCAAGACCGTCTTTGTGGACACCGCCAACCCTGTAGATGTCAACAGCAATGGGCTGGTCTACATCGCCTGCACACTCCTCCTTTCCATCGTCTTCCTGTTTGCAGCCGTTCATATTAATGGATGGAAGTTGGATTGGAAGTTGGGATTGGTTTGTCTTTTCTGCTACATCCTCTTTGCCACTCTGTCCATCCTCTATGAGCTGGGGATTATTGGGAATAATCCTATAAAACTGTGCGGTGACTGA
- the LOC132967893 gene encoding RING finger protein 148-like, protein MGKKTQHCLLLWLCFSALDPCSAAMVFWTAVVEISYANSNNQTVDKYCECGVFGRNSHLEKASGIVTLPKGDPKGCGPDPVFNRNSSSPPWIALIKRGNCTFSEKINAAKRQGAAGVLVYNLDGSGNSTTHMAHSDASDIVAVMVGNYQGMEIVKLVKNGTEVQMLIDVGSAHGPWMDSYWLYFLSIAFFVVTAAAITYFVFISANRLYSLNRHKRTERKLKNEAKRAIGRLQLRTLQKDDEETSNDSNMCAVCIESYKPGEVVTVLTCDHIFHKACIEPWLLERRTCPMCKCDILKALGVDDETKGNISTDSPPDVTVVTVAGGEPLYEVPLTDPGSFDPERHQHLYDNRAFEGDSEAARG, encoded by the coding sequence ATGGGTAAGAAGACACAACACTGCCTGCTGCTTTGGCTGTGTTTTTCAGCACTTGATCCCTGTTCAGCTGCCATGGTGTTTTGGACAGCCGTGGTGGAAataagctatgctaacagcaACAATCAGACTGTGGACAAATACTGTGAGTGTGGGGTGTTTGGTCGCAACTCTCATCTGGAGAAAGCTTCAGGCATTGTAACCCTTCCCAAGGGAGACCCCAAAGGCTGTGGCCCGGATCCTGTTTTCAACCGCAACAGCAGCTCACCACCTTGGATCGCCCTGATTAAAAGGGGCAACTGTACCTTCAGCGAGAAAATCAACGCCGCCAAACGACAAGGGGCAGCTGGTGTGCTGGTCTATAATTTGGATGGCAGCGGAAACAGCACAACTCACATGGCACACTCAGATGCATCTGATATTGTGGCAGTGATGGTTGGCAACTATCAGGGCATGGAGATTGTAAAGTTGGTGAAGAATGGGACAGAGGTTCAGATGCTTATCGATGTCGGCAGCGCTCACGGACCCTGGATGGACAGCTACTGGCTTTACTTCCTGTCCATCGCATTCTTTGTTGTGACAGCAGCTGCGATCACATACTTTGTGTTCATCTCTGCGAACCGTCTCTACAGTCTGAACAGGCACAAACGCACCGAGAGGAAGCTGAAAAACGAGGCGAAGAGGGCGATCGGGCGTCTACAGTTACGCACACTTCAGAAAGACGACGAGGAAACGTCAAATGACTCCAACATGTGCGCCGTGTGTATCGAATCCTACAAGCCAGGCGAAGTGGTGACGGTGCTAACGTGTGACCATATCTTCCATAAAGCCTGCATTGAGCCCTGGCTGCTGGAGAGGAGGACCTGCCCCATGTGTAAGTGTGACATCCTGAAGGCCTTGGGGGTTGATGATGAGACGAAAGGCAACATTTCCACTGATTCACCACCAGATGTCACTGTGGTCACAGTGGCAGGAGGAGAGCCCTTGTATGAAGTCCCACTGACTGACCCGGGAAGCTTTGACCCAGAGAGACATCAGCATCTCTATGACAACAGGGCCTTTGAGGGAGACTCAGAGGCAGCGAGAGGATGA
- the myef2 gene encoding myelin expression factor 2 isoform X3 — MFFCLFQILIALCLLPPLWTSVLPGFLCGLLVQGCGVVEFRDEEFVKKAIETMNKHDLSGRPLNIKEDPDGEHARRVLQRMGGGQQGGRGQDMGPGGMNIPHSITNNPNIPHDIILALQAGRLGNTVFVANLDFKVGWKKLKEVFGMAGVVKRADVKEDKDGKSRGMGTVTFEQPLEAVQAISMFNGQMLFDRQMHVKMDEKSLPPDDFHQVEKSPQLPRGLGGIGMGLGPGGQPINANRLSGGGGMGSMGPGGGDMARLTSSSAIGMSGSGGYGGMDNMGSMGGFGGRDMAPVGRMGDMFRSGMGGMDRDFGHSDMSMNRGFGDSFGGMGGGFGGGMSSGGMGHMGTGLGSGMGNMSMDRMGGSNFDRMGMSGMDMNRGFGGYGGGGPGHMGGGMLDRGSGSKGGCQIFVRNLSYDLTWQKLKEKFSHCGQVMFAEIKMENGKSKGCGTVRFDSPESADKACRMMNGTKINGREVDVRIDRNA, encoded by the exons atgttcttttgctTGTTCCAAATATTAATTGCACTCTGTTTGCTCCCTCCACTATGGACATCTGTGCTACCTGGATTCCTATGTGGCCTCCTTGTGCAGGGTTGTGG TGTGGTTGAGTTCAGAGATGAGGAGTTTGTGAAGAAGGCAATAGAAACAATGAATAAGCATGACCTGAGTGGAAGGCCACTCAACATCAAGGAG gaCCCTGATGGAGAACATGCTCGGCGTGTGTTGCAGCGCATGGGAGGAGGTCAACAGGGAGGTCGTGGGCAGGACATGGGGCCTGGTGGGATGAACATCCCTCACTCCATCACCAACAACCCCAACATCCCACATGACATTATTCTTGCTCTGCAAGCTGGACGATTGGGCAACACAGTGTTTGTGGCCAAT CTCGATTTCAAGGTGGGCTGGAAGAAGCTGAAAGAGGTGTTTGGAATGGCAGGTGTGGTGAAGCGGGCAGATGTGAAAGAAGATAAAGATGGCAAGAGTCGCGGCATGGGAACAGTGACTTTTGAGCAGCCACTGGAGGCTGTGCAGGCCATAT CCATGTTCAATGGACAGATGCTGTTTGACAGACAGATGCATGTTAAAATG GATGAAAAATCTCTTCCCCCTGATGATTTCCATCAAGTAGAGAAATCTCCTCAGTTACCAC ggggTCTTGGTGGCATTGGGATGGGACTGGGACCAGGGGGGCAGCCTATAAATGCCAACCGTCTGAGTGGTGGAGGAGGAATGGGCTCCATGGGGCCTGGAGGTGGAG atatgGCCAGACTGACCTCATCTTCTGCCATAG GAATGAGTGGCAGCGGGGGCTATGGGGGTATGGATAACATGGGCAGCATGGGTGGCTTTGGAGGGAGAGACATGGCACCAGTTGGAAGGATGGGAG ATATGTTCCGGTCAGGAATGGGGGGAATGGATCGCGACTTTGGCCACAGTGACATGTCAATGAACCGAGGATTTGGAGATTCTTTCGGAGGAATGG GTGGAGGTTTTGGCGGAGGCATGAGCAGTGGTGGCATGGGGCATATGGGAACTGGACTAG GCAGTGGAATGGGAAACATGTCGATGGACCGGATGGGCGGCTCCAACTTTGACCGTATGGGCATGTCAGGCATGGACATGAACCGTGGCTTTGGTGGCTACGGAGGCGGTGGACCGGGCCACATGGGCGGGGGCATGTTGGACAGAGGCTCCGGGTCCAAAGGCGGCTGTCAGATCTTTGTGCGAAAT CTGTCCTATGATCTGACCTGGCAAAAGCTGAAAGAGAAGTTCAGTCACTGCG GCCAGGTAATGTTTGCAGAGATCAAGATGGAGAACGGAAAGTCCAAGGGCTGTGGAACAGTGAGGTTTGACTCTCCTGAGAGTGCCGACAAGGCCTGCAGGATGATGAATGGAACCAAGATCAATGGCCGAGAGGTGGATGTCCGCATTGATCGCAACGCCTAG
- the myef2 gene encoding myelin expression factor 2 isoform X2 → MFFCLFQILIALCLLPPLWTSVLPGFLCGLLVQGCGVVEFRDEEFVKKAIETMNKHDLSGRPLNIKEDPDGEHARRVLQRMGGGQQGGRGQDMGPGGMNIPHSITNNPNIPHDIILALQAGRLGNTVFVANLDFKVGWKKLKEVFGMAGVVKRADVKEDKDGKSRGMGTVTFEQPLEAVQAISMFNGQMLFDRQMHVKMDEKSLPPDDFHQVEKSPQLPRGLGGIGMGLGPGGQPINANRLSGGGGMGSMGPGGGGMDVQGGGGMNRLGGGMSGSGGYGGMDNMGSMGGFGGRDMAPVGRMGDMFRSGMGGMDRDFGHSDMSMNRGFGDSFGGMGGGFGGGMSSGGMGHMGTGLGSGMGNMSMDRMGGSNFDRMGMSGMDMNRGFGGYGGGGPGHMGGGMLDRGSGSKGGCQIFVRNLSYDLTWQKLKEKFSHCGQVMFAEIKMENGKSKGCGTVRFDSPESADKACRMMNGTKINGREVDVRIDRNA, encoded by the exons atgttcttttgctTGTTCCAAATATTAATTGCACTCTGTTTGCTCCCTCCACTATGGACATCTGTGCTACCTGGATTCCTATGTGGCCTCCTTGTGCAGGGTTGTGG TGTGGTTGAGTTCAGAGATGAGGAGTTTGTGAAGAAGGCAATAGAAACAATGAATAAGCATGACCTGAGTGGAAGGCCACTCAACATCAAGGAG gaCCCTGATGGAGAACATGCTCGGCGTGTGTTGCAGCGCATGGGAGGAGGTCAACAGGGAGGTCGTGGGCAGGACATGGGGCCTGGTGGGATGAACATCCCTCACTCCATCACCAACAACCCCAACATCCCACATGACATTATTCTTGCTCTGCAAGCTGGACGATTGGGCAACACAGTGTTTGTGGCCAAT CTCGATTTCAAGGTGGGCTGGAAGAAGCTGAAAGAGGTGTTTGGAATGGCAGGTGTGGTGAAGCGGGCAGATGTGAAAGAAGATAAAGATGGCAAGAGTCGCGGCATGGGAACAGTGACTTTTGAGCAGCCACTGGAGGCTGTGCAGGCCATAT CCATGTTCAATGGACAGATGCTGTTTGACAGACAGATGCATGTTAAAATG GATGAAAAATCTCTTCCCCCTGATGATTTCCATCAAGTAGAGAAATCTCCTCAGTTACCAC ggggTCTTGGTGGCATTGGGATGGGACTGGGACCAGGGGGGCAGCCTATAAATGCCAACCGTCTGAGTGGTGGAGGAGGAATGGGCTCCATGGGGCCTGGAGGTGGAG GTATGGATGTTCAAGGTGGTGGTGGAATGAATAGACTTGGAGGAG GAATGAGTGGCAGCGGGGGCTATGGGGGTATGGATAACATGGGCAGCATGGGTGGCTTTGGAGGGAGAGACATGGCACCAGTTGGAAGGATGGGAG ATATGTTCCGGTCAGGAATGGGGGGAATGGATCGCGACTTTGGCCACAGTGACATGTCAATGAACCGAGGATTTGGAGATTCTTTCGGAGGAATGG GTGGAGGTTTTGGCGGAGGCATGAGCAGTGGTGGCATGGGGCATATGGGAACTGGACTAG GCAGTGGAATGGGAAACATGTCGATGGACCGGATGGGCGGCTCCAACTTTGACCGTATGGGCATGTCAGGCATGGACATGAACCGTGGCTTTGGTGGCTACGGAGGCGGTGGACCGGGCCACATGGGCGGGGGCATGTTGGACAGAGGCTCCGGGTCCAAAGGCGGCTGTCAGATCTTTGTGCGAAAT CTGTCCTATGATCTGACCTGGCAAAAGCTGAAAGAGAAGTTCAGTCACTGCG GCCAGGTAATGTTTGCAGAGATCAAGATGGAGAACGGAAAGTCCAAGGGCTGTGGAACAGTGAGGTTTGACTCTCCTGAGAGTGCCGACAAGGCCTGCAGGATGATGAATGGAACCAAGATCAATGGCCGAGAGGTGGATGTCCGCATTGATCGCAACGCCTAG